The window ATGATCTCATCGTCTATGGATTGgaaatttaaattttattatccataaatttttatttatttatcctGTCCCCAAGTGCATGACATCCTTTAAACCCTTTCAGGCTTATGATCTCTTGGGCCTATATTTTGGTGTTGGTCGCACATTCTTCAACCCAGCCAGTGTAAGCATCATTTGTAGCAGTGATTTTTCATTTGTGTAGTTGTTTTATCATGAAAGTTGTGTGGACATTGTCCTGAACAAGAACGCATATCTTTGAAGGTGAAAGTGTTTTCTCGGTTTGATTCCCTCAAGGAGGCAACAAAGAACTATACAATCGAAGCCaccccagatgacaggccaagtgtCCTGCAACAGGTTATATCATTTACCCATAGTCAACTGCTTCTGCCACTATACTCTGAAGTCTGAACATTGCAGAGTCTTTGTTGATCAATGGACCGCCATTTTGTTTGTTATGTTCGTTAGGGTGGAATGTTCGTGTTCAAAGGGAAAGAACTGTTATATGCGTGGAAGGACGAGGGCACAGGTGATCATGCACCATTAGATGATGTCCTGAGCATCTGCTGTAAAGTTCCAGTAGCCTGATGTTGAGTCCTATGAACGGGTACGCCAGATTCTGCTTTTTTATTCCCATCATCACACACAACAATAGAAAATTAAGTGTTCTTTTTTTTGGGTATATAAAAAGAGCAGTTTAAGTTTTTTTTATGTCAGCCGGTGCCAAAAGAAATAAGCATATACTTTGGCTTTCTATTCTCTTCACCACCCCCCTCCCTCCTTTCTCAGTCATGAAAGATTCTCCCGTTTATTTGTCCGTGCAGGGTCCGTTCTTACTGCATAACCGTACTGCGCAGGTGCTTCTCGTACAGACATTTCATAAGCTTGGTGGTATCAGATGACTTTCGAAATACTGGATCCTGATATAAAGGTAGCGTCCCCTGCATGTGTATGTATTAATATTTTTGACAAACTTTCTAACACCTTGTTAATTATAGGAGCTTAGCAGGGTTGGTTTTTGGTAGATATATGTAACTGATCATGAACACTGCACAGTGCTCTAAAATATAGCGATACGTTATCTTCGGCTTGTGTattggctttattaatttaaagccgggtgCTTCTTGGACCTTTCTTCTAAAAATTTGTAGCAATACTGTTTCTCATGGAATACTGCATATATCCACAAGTGTCCAATTTCTTGTCGAATGCTGCATACCTGCACATCATGCGATTGGGCTGCACATCAAGGAGGGCAGATGCATAGAATCTCAAATGGTTAAAACCCTAGCCTCTGACCCACCCACCCCgcggagaccaaggaagctgctacGCTGGAGGCCTGGAGCAAGGTTGCAGCACACCAAACGTGATACGGCTTTGCTCTTGGTTTCAGAAATCTTGCCGGAGCTACTACTCTGTATCTAAAAGGGCGTGTACAATAATATTATCTTAACGAGTGTCATATATTTTGATACACTAGTTAAGACTAAAAGATAACCCATCGTACATCATATTTTTATTGACATCTCTAACATATGTGggaaatttaaaataaaattgtctTATCAACCGCTGTATAAGCGCTAAATGGACCGGAAGGATACGCATGCCCGTTTCTTCGTACGAAAGACTGGCAtctgagatatactcaaagagctgaATTCTTCTGCTAATGAGAAACCTGTTCCCTTGTAATTTGGTTTTTGAATCCGGTTCTTTATTATTTCAAGCCTGCTATTTCCTGTTCTGGTTGAGCTGTAAAAGCAATGCAAATCGACTCTCTTGGAGAGATAGAAATTTCACACGTACGCAGGTCATggcctctttgattcaaaggattttcatagaaTTTTTGAAGAATTAGAATCCTTAGAAAATTTCCTACATAACTCATTTGATTCGTATGTTtgaatcatgtactccctctgtcccataatataagagtgttttttacaCTAGAGGGAGTAGATTTTATCCAAAATAATCATTTGTACTCCTACATTCTATGGGAAATCTACTATCCAAACAGTGACTCAAACCACTTAAAAAAAatcctttgttcttttttctacggTGTGATCAAATGACTCAAATcatgtactctctccgtcccataatataagaatgttttttacactagtgtagtgccaaaaatgttcttatattatgggacagaggaagtACTAGAATTTAAATGGGCATTGCATTCCAATCATTTTCAATTTTTCATACTTCTACGTTTTAAAAATCCCGAGTCAAAATCAAAACCATGCATACGAAATGAACCGTGAGTCGTGACCGGCGCCCTCCGCCCGCACCCGAGAGGCCGAGCCAACGATTAGCCCGGGCCCACCGCCGCACCGGGAAGCAAAATTTAGGCCACCCAAACCCGGGAGGAAACCCATCCATTCCCGTTCAAACCCAGCTCACCTTCCTCCCCCCTTCCCACCCGCCGCcggcgccaccgccaccgccgccccgggacCAACGATGCTGCTGGTCAGCCAGGCCGCCAACGGCTCCCTCTCCGCGCGGCGGCTGCCCTCCAAGCCGCTCGCCAGCCGCCGGGGCGCCAACCCCTACCCCCTCTTCGCCGGCCCCCGCgtcgcgcgccgccgcctcgcgctctCCGGCGCCGCCGACGCGCGGGACGCGCCCCGCCGCGCCTCCGCCACCCACGCGGCCGCGGGCGAGGGCCCCTCCGGCTCCCCCGCCGCCGAGGACCCCGTCCTCCTCGGCGTCAGCGACGACCGCGTGCCCCTCGAGGGCGTCATCCAGGTCGAGAGGCCCGGCCAGGCCGACGCCCAGTCCAAGCTCGTCTCCTACGCGTAATTCCTTCTCCCCTAGCCAATGCGCCATTCCCCGCTTGTGTCTCTGTTTTGGTTTGATTTGGTCCGTTCGCTGATCCCTTGCGTTCGCAGGAAGATAGGGCTTCTGGCCGGAGGGGATCTGCTCTGCCTCCTGGTCTTCTCCGCGATTGGGAGGCTCAGCCATGGCCTGCCCGTGCTTGACGCCGAGACCTTCAAGACGGCCGACCCGTTCATTGCTGGTCAGAGAAACGTGTCCccctcttcttctttttccctCTGATGATGTTCGTCCGTTGGACGAAGGGGTTGCTAACGGAATCGGGTCTTCTGCAGGTTGGTTGCTTAGCGCCTACCTCCTTGGCGGGTTTGGTGATGATGCCAAAGGAAGCAATGGTGTTGGGAATGCTGTAACTGTTGCAGCGAAATCCTGGGCTGTTGGTATACCGGTAATTTGTCTCCTATTAGCACCTGTACTCAAAACCCAAACAAGACCTTCATTTCATAATTAGAACGGCGATAAATCCACTGATTTCGTAATGTGTATTTATAGGTTGCGAGTTCATGTTATGAACATTGTAGAGTGTATACCCATTTACTTAACAGATAATCAGCTGTTGCCTGTTGGCCCTGTTCCATCACGCTATCCATGTCCATTCTGCTGAGCATGTGTTCTATCGTGGATTCTTCATAGTTCATTGTGTCTGATACGTTTTACCCGGCCTTTATCAATACATCTATTGGATGCATATGTCAATTTTTAATGAGGAATAGTGGAAAACCACCCCTTGTCAGCAAAGATAGTATACTGTTTTGGTTCCGTGGCTTTTGAAGGCAAGTTAGTAGACAGTTTAAACATAGTATATGAGAAAGCCTGTATCATCAGTTTTAGCAATGAAATTGGGGGGAACCCCTTAATTCGAAAATAAAAATAACTATATGAGAAAAGTTAAAAGAGGATGGATTCATCTTAGAGAAAGGGCACAAGCAAAAAGTAGCATGGAGTTTTTTCCCAACAACCTAAAAAATTCCCTGTTTTTTTAGCTGTAATGCACTGTAGAAAGGCTCCTGCAGTCATATATTAATCAAAGGTAAAATGAGGTTACATGATATGTAGTACAAGGTACAGGGTCTTTGACCCTAATCCATAAGGACTACACTTATGTCAGGGAACAGGAGTTCTAGGTAGTTTGTTGCACAAGGGTGGTTATAAAACCCTCCAGGTCAGGCTTAGCCCTATGTCTCAAGAGTGCAAATCTTGCTTGAATCTAGACAGCCAGGACCTATGTGAATATGGAATCCTTTGGAAATCATATTGTTTCTTCCACATTTGACTCAAAATTTGAAGTATATATAGTCAGATAAGCTTGTTACACATTTGACTACCTTTTAGTAGCCCAATGAAGATGCATTGCTTGACAATTTTTTTATTGGCGCTACCAAATAGACAAATACATCGCCTTACTAAACAAACTAAGAATCTTCTCTATGGCTCTATCGACCGAGTAATGTGTCCAAACCTCTAAAATTGATTGTTGCCTTTGCTATCCTGTGGTAGTGCTGATGTAAAAAAAAACTAGTCAAAATTTTATGGTTCTGCAATCATGGGTAAGCAAATGCTGGCATTCTTTTGTGCTTGCGCACTTGATACATGCCTCACCTCAATAATGGCTTATGGATATAAAGATGGTGTTCTGTTTTGTGTTTAACTTGTGCAATTTACTGCTATATCTCATGGTTTATCTGTTGTGCTAGTTTCTTGTTATGCCAATATTTTTTGGGGGATGGTAATACCTGAAGCACAACACGACAGGTCTTGTATTTATGAGATTATAACTAAAGAAAGAAGCAACGATGACGGCATGACATGCATTTGAGCATCTGTGGTTTTTGACATCCATAATGTGGTGTTAAGTCTATGATTTCTATTTGTTTGGATCACTTTATAAGATTTTAGACATTTATGCCAATTTATTGCTCAAGACGTAGGCTATGCTAGGAGATTATTTGTTTCAGAGTGTTGAACCATACATAATTTTGTTAGATTTCCCTGAACAAGACTAGGAAATTCTAGGAAATCTTACACAAACATAATTGAACTTGGTCAGTCTTCTGAAGCTGGAGAGCTGTTGTTAACTTGCGTAAGTCTGCATTTGCATCTATGTGTGTTCTGAACTCTCTAAAAACATGTTGATAATCATGTTTCTTATTATGTGACTGTTCTCACTCTTGTTTGTTTGATGCCTTCATTAGCATAGAAGCATCTGATGATGATGTGTCTGCTGGTTTTTGATGTCTGGTGCTGACTTCAATTTGCTATCTCCTTTCAGTTAGGAATTGCCATTCGTTCAGTGACCGCTGGTCATATTCCACAAATTCCTTTCGTCTTTGTGGCCATGGGAAGTACCGGGGTCTTGTTGACTGCATGGCGTGCTCTGATTTCCCAGGTTCTTTccgctggacagagcaagaaggatGATGTATACAAAAAGGGAAATCCTTTTGAGCTTTTTGAGGTTagaagtttttatttattttaaacaTACCACAGCATCGTTGATTCATGCAGATGTTTCCATCGAAGGCCATTTTGGCTCAAATTTTTCTCTGAAATATATCCTAGTACAATTGATTAGCCTATTAATAAACATGTCCTAACATATGCTTCCTTCTCTTTTGGCACATTTTTTCAATTGATTGCAGCTAGTTTGTCCGAAAAATGATATTCTAGGTCTTTGTTTGTTGTTTTGCAAATATTTACACATAGAACAACACTTCATCCTTCGCTGTTGTAACCTTTTCGGTATAATTTGGCATGTTTTTCCCAATTGACTACTTCCATCAAATCATTCTGAATTAAACTTGTCATGGAAGGAGAATCTCATCTTTGTAACAAGGTCGGAAAGCTCTTAAAACAAATGCAATGACGAAGATTGCATTATATTGCTTATTTCCTAGGAGAAACTTTGCCCTATGCAAAGGCTTTGTGCTTCTTGGTTCCCATCGCAAGTCATCTTCGTTCCTACTGTGGATTGTTATCTTTCAAGCACTGACAATGGCTGGCTTTTACTTATGCCAACTTACTTCCTTTATCCTTGCAGTTGCTCACATCGCTGGTGCGGAGGTGGTGAGGTCTGAAGCTCAAAAAGGCAAGAATTACCACCAACCTTGTGTAAGTACAATTTTGAAGGCCAAGGGCCCAAGATGGAATAGAACATAGTCGGATCATATGCAGAAACTGCTTGACAAGATCGCACAGAGGCAATGCCCCGGATTCTAATATTAAGAAGATGTAGCTGATCAATCCCTTGTAATTACTGTATGCAGCCTGACCTAATCATTCTAATACTAATGAATAAACTGTGCCTTCTTGGTCCTGAATTTCTTCTGTTTCTTCCTACTTTATGCACAAACGCTTGTTGCTTCATGTTTTCAGATCCAATTGCCTGTTCTGCACCAATGTTTCCTCGCTGAGAAAGAGCACAAATGCTGTGGCTTCAGAGTAACGGTGCATTTTATCTCCCTACTACTTCTACGCTACTAGGATCAGGTCTAGATGCCGCCCCTGAAGAAGGGCTCGCCGAGGAAGGAGCTGGAGTAGGTGCCGCCGCCGTTGGGAAAGAGCGTGAGGAGGCAGACGACGGCGAGCACGAAGCCCCACGCGTAGCGCTCGCTCCCCAGCGGCGTGATCTCGTCCTGCGCCGGGATCTCCTCCCCGCCGCGGATGAAGGTGGCGAAGAGCCCCCACGCCAGGCACAGCACGCTGCCGCCGACGGCGCCCGCCCCCAGCAGCAGCGACGTGCCGAACGACAGCAGCGCCGCCGTGCGCCGCCCGAGCAGCGCCTGCGCGACCCGGCCGCCCTCCAGCCGCCCGACCGGCAGCAGGTTCAGCGACGTCACCACGATCCCCAGCAGCCCCGCGAACGCCAGCGGGTCCACCGGCACGCCCACGCCCTCCACCGCGTTGGGCAGCACGTTCCCCAGCTCGTCCGCGTACGGCCCGATCACCTGCTGCACGAACGACAGCAGCGGGTTGTTGTAGAAGAACTCCGGCCGGATGAACCTGCCACCGCCGCCAACGAAAACGTCGTCAGAGCTCTTGCTGGGGTTAACAATGGCGCCCAGATGTACTCcacccgttcggaattacttgtcacggaAATCAATGCATCTAGATGTTCTAGATGCATTCATCtccatgacaagtaattccgaagggAGGGAGTAGTACGTATGGTTGTGCCGCTACTTACAGGGCGTTCTCGCCGCCGTTGAAGCTGCCGTCGGCAATGAAGGCCGAGACGGCCAGCACCACCGACGTCAGGTACGCGCTGGCCGTGCAGGCGACGGGGATGTCGAACAGGGCCTTCTTGTTCGGCAGCAGCGACTCGTAGTTGTTCATCACGCCCAGGCATCCCGTCCAATTCGACGGCACCAGGAACGACGGGCTCAGCTTCACCCCGTACCTCGCCGCCGTCAACCTCGTCGCGATCTGCCATGAAATTGTTGTTCCCAAGACCATCATTACCATCTGGTGAGCATTTATCCAAGAAAAGCTTAATGAGCAGACGATGGAGTACCTCGGACACGCCGAGGATGGAGAGGAAGCCTCCGAAGAGGGGGAGGACGTCCGAGACGTAGTCGTCGAAGGAGGCGCCGGGCTTGAGGAAGAAGCCGCTCATGAGTGCTATGGTCCCGAAGGTCGTGACGGCCAAGGCCACGGCGCTCAGGTAGCCCCACGGCGTGCTCAGCCTGGTCACCTCGAGCTGCAGCTCGATCTCTGCTTTCGGCTGCACCATGCACACCTGCTTGGTGACGTCGTCGTTCCTCTCCTCCATGAACCACAGGGTGACCTCTGTCCCGGCCGCCTCCGCGATCTTCTTCTCCAGCCTCGGCCTCACCTCCTCGATGGGCTTCCTCAGGTTGCCGATGAAGATGCCACCGTCGCCGAACCTCCGCACGTCCACCGCGAAGAACGTGTCGTACCCGAAACAGCTCTTGAGCTGCATGCACCATTTAATTCGCGCGCCCAGAGATCAGCAAATCTTCATCGATTTCCCAATTCCCATGGTTGAACTGAAAATTCAAAATAGATTACCTTGTTGAGGTCGAGCGCCTTGAAGGTCTgctcggcctcctccagcctctgcTTCTCCCGTTCCAGCGTGCCCTTGATGAACCCACGGAGCAGGCCGGCGACCGGGCTGCCGTCAGGCTCGCGGTCGAGCTCCCGGAGCTTCCGGTCGGCGCGCTTCTTCTCGAGCTTGATGGCGGCCTCGATGGACGGGTTGCCCATGAACTTCTTGAACTCCTCGTCCGACCTCCAGTCCACCTCCTGCTGCTCATCCCTGCTCTTCTTCTCGCCGTCCTCGCCATCACCTCCTTCCTGGTGATCTCCTGCCCCTCCTCCTCCGGCATGATGCGACGAGACCTTCTTCGCCTCCTCAACCTTTTGCTCGTCAGGAGCAACGGCAGTGGAGGAGACCGGCCGGTTCTCCGTCGCCCGATCTTGCTCCCGCAGCGAGCACCTGACGACGGAGCTTCTCCTGAGAGGTGGCCTGTGATGGTTCTTGCAGAAGCTTCTTGGTAAGGTTGCTCTCCTActagtgctgctgctgctgctacacaCGATAGTTGCAACGAGAGAAGTGGAAGCCATTACTGGCGGCGAGCTGTGGAGCTTGGTTTATGGTGCCTGCTGCCTGTTCGATCTGGTGCTTTGA is drawn from Triticum dicoccoides isolate Atlit2015 ecotype Zavitan chromosome 4A, WEW_v2.0, whole genome shotgun sequence and contains these coding sequences:
- the LOC119286795 gene encoding uncharacterized protein LOC119286795, whose protein sequence is MLLVSQAANGSLSARRLPSKPLASRRGANPYPLFAGPRVARRRLALSGAADARDAPRRASATHAAAGEGPSGSPAAEDPVLLGVSDDRVPLEGVIQVERPGQADAQSKLVSYAKIGLLAGGDLLCLLVFSAIGRLSHGLPVLDAETFKTADPFIAGWLLSAYLLGGFGDDAKGSNGVGNAVTVAAKSWAVGIPLGIAIRSVTAGHIPQIPFVFVAMGSTGVLLTAWRALISQVLSAGQSKKDDVYKKGNPFELFELLTSLVRRW
- the LOC119286794 gene encoding probable zinc metalloprotease EGY3, chloroplastic: MASTSLVATIVCSSSSSTSRRATLPRSFCKNHHRPPLRRSSVVRCSLREQDRATENRPVSSTAVAPDEQKVEEAKKVSSHHAGGGGAGDHQEGGDGEDGEKKSRDEQQEVDWRSDEEFKKFMGNPSIEAAIKLEKKRADRKLRELDREPDGSPVAGLLRGFIKGTLEREKQRLEEAEQTFKALDLNKLKSCFGYDTFFAVDVRRFGDGGIFIGNLRKPIEEVRPRLEKKIAEAAGTEVTLWFMEERNDDVTKQVCMVQPKAEIELQLEVTRLSTPWGYLSAVALAVTTFGTIALMSGFFLKPGASFDDYVSDVLPLFGGFLSILGVSEIATRLTAARYGVKLSPSFLVPSNWTGCLGVMNNYESLLPNKKALFDIPVACTASAYLTSVVLAVSAFIADGSFNGGENALFIRPEFFYNNPLLSFVQQVIGPYADELGNVLPNAVEGVGVPVDPLAFAGLLGIVVTSLNLLPVGRLEGGRVAQALLGRRTAALLSFGTSLLLGAGAVGGSVLCLAWGLFATFIRGGEEIPAQDEITPLGSERYAWGFVLAVVCLLTLFPNGGGTYSSSFLGEPFFRGGI